The Desmodus rotundus isolate HL8 chromosome 3, HLdesRot8A.1, whole genome shotgun sequence genome includes a region encoding these proteins:
- the RPP40 gene encoding ribonuclease P protein subunit p40 isoform X2, with protein MVSFLIPECGILPKELKNLVTETGPYYFVKNLPLHELITQEFINTFVKKGSCCALTYNTNIDEDNTVALLPNGKLILSLDKDTYEETGLQGHPSRYSGRKIMKFIISIDLMDLSFKPDSKKYKRVSWSFKEKKPLKFNFLLAWHHTGVEESTMRSYFSNYGIQEHQPKIAVSMVTDLQCPVLQSSELRGKPEAACSAGELLDWLGAVFSNADLNNEPSNFISTYCCPQPSTVMAKASLCTITGFILPEKICLLLEQLCRYFDEPKLAPWVTLTVQGFADSPVSWRENEHGFQKGGEHLYNFVIFNNQDYWLQMAVGANDDCPP; from the exons ATG GTTTCATTTCTGATTCCTGAATGTGGGATACtaccaaaagaactgaaaaaccTGGTTACCGAAACTGGACCCTATTACTTTGTGAAGAACTTACCTCTTCATGAGTTAATTACACAAGAATTCATCAATACCTTTGTAAAGAAAG GTTCGTGCTGTGCCCTGACATACAATACAAATATTGATGAAGATAATACTGTTGCTCTGCTGCCAAATG GGAAATTAATTTTATCACTGGATAAAGACACTTATGAAGAAACTGGACTTCAAGGTCATCCATCTCGTTATTCTggtagaaaaataatgaaattta ttaTTTCCATTGATTTGATGGACTTATCCTTTAAACCGGATTCTAAGAAGTATAAAAGAGTATCTTGGTCCTTCAAAGAAAAGAAGCCATtgaaattcaattttcttttggCTTGGCATCATACAG GTGTAGAAGAATCAACGATGAGGTCATACTTTTCCAATTATGGAATTCAGGAGCATCAGCCAAAAATAGCAGTGAGCATGGTGACAGATCTGCAGTGCCCAGTGCTGCAGAGCAGCGAGCTCAGGGGCAAGCCGGAGGCGGCCTGCAGTGCCGGGGAGCTGCTCGACTGGCTGGGCGCCGTCTTCAGTAACGCTGACCT AAATAATGAGCCTAGTAATTTCATATCAACTTATTGCTGTCCTCAGCCAAGCACAGTGATGGCAAAAGCATCTTTGTGTACGATCACTGGTTTCATACTTCCAGAGAAGATATGTCTCCTGTTGGAACAGCTGTG tcGCTACTTTGATGAGCCGAAGTTAGCTCCTTGGGTTACGTTGACGGTTCAAGGCTTTGCAGACAGCCCTGTTTCGTGGAGAGAAAATGAACATGGTTTTCAAAAAGGAGGAGAACATTTATACAactttgtgatttttaataatCAGGACTATTGGCTTCAGATGGCTGTTGGGGCAAATGACGACTGTCcaccataa
- the RPP40 gene encoding ribonuclease P protein subunit p40 isoform X1: MATLRRLREVPRHLLVCEKSNFGHDKSRHRHLVETHYHNYRVSFLIPECGILPKELKNLVTETGPYYFVKNLPLHELITQEFINTFVKKGSCCALTYNTNIDEDNTVALLPNGKLILSLDKDTYEETGLQGHPSRYSGRKIMKFIISIDLMDLSFKPDSKKYKRVSWSFKEKKPLKFNFLLAWHHTGVEESTMRSYFSNYGIQEHQPKIAVSMVTDLQCPVLQSSELRGKPEAACSAGELLDWLGAVFSNADLNNEPSNFISTYCCPQPSTVMAKASLCTITGFILPEKICLLLEQLCRYFDEPKLAPWVTLTVQGFADSPVSWRENEHGFQKGGEHLYNFVIFNNQDYWLQMAVGANDDCPP, translated from the exons ATGGCCACGCTGCGCAGGCTGCGAGAGGTACCCCGGCATTTGCTGGTCTGCGAGAAATCCAACTTCGGCCACGACAAGTCGCGCCACAGGCATCTTGTGGAGACTCACTATCACAACTACAGG GTTTCATTTCTGATTCCTGAATGTGGGATACtaccaaaagaactgaaaaaccTGGTTACCGAAACTGGACCCTATTACTTTGTGAAGAACTTACCTCTTCATGAGTTAATTACACAAGAATTCATCAATACCTTTGTAAAGAAAG GTTCGTGCTGTGCCCTGACATACAATACAAATATTGATGAAGATAATACTGTTGCTCTGCTGCCAAATG GGAAATTAATTTTATCACTGGATAAAGACACTTATGAAGAAACTGGACTTCAAGGTCATCCATCTCGTTATTCTggtagaaaaataatgaaattta ttaTTTCCATTGATTTGATGGACTTATCCTTTAAACCGGATTCTAAGAAGTATAAAAGAGTATCTTGGTCCTTCAAAGAAAAGAAGCCATtgaaattcaattttcttttggCTTGGCATCATACAG GTGTAGAAGAATCAACGATGAGGTCATACTTTTCCAATTATGGAATTCAGGAGCATCAGCCAAAAATAGCAGTGAGCATGGTGACAGATCTGCAGTGCCCAGTGCTGCAGAGCAGCGAGCTCAGGGGCAAGCCGGAGGCGGCCTGCAGTGCCGGGGAGCTGCTCGACTGGCTGGGCGCCGTCTTCAGTAACGCTGACCT AAATAATGAGCCTAGTAATTTCATATCAACTTATTGCTGTCCTCAGCCAAGCACAGTGATGGCAAAAGCATCTTTGTGTACGATCACTGGTTTCATACTTCCAGAGAAGATATGTCTCCTGTTGGAACAGCTGTG tcGCTACTTTGATGAGCCGAAGTTAGCTCCTTGGGTTACGTTGACGGTTCAAGGCTTTGCAGACAGCCCTGTTTCGTGGAGAGAAAATGAACATGGTTTTCAAAAAGGAGGAGAACATTTATACAactttgtgatttttaataatCAGGACTATTGGCTTCAGATGGCTGTTGGGGCAAATGACGACTGTCcaccataa